One segment of Drosophila ananassae strain 14024-0371.13 chromosome 3R, ASM1763931v2, whole genome shotgun sequence DNA contains the following:
- the LOC6497578 gene encoding uncharacterized protein LOC6497578 isoform X1 has protein sequence MLYVRETKGGEPTESGYQTIDELTPNSADDFFTRTWLEQQQQQQQPPAPHQQSHKQHKSHLAYTNASVSSAMPWHPSAGGGGGGSGSGSGSGMIHRVYSATPPDFPPPRLNLLEHTVAPPEPPTILYNQTRQRPTATASDSITTTAIARATEPSLLLTTTAHHHAHHQQQQQQQQSQHTLNAFQLPLPPRPNQNLGQSEKYQTYAPHFVPPAVGGGPPSGSGEQTTISAATSTIAMSGLGAGAAGGGSVMMGAVNHMMMGGGQLLQPSQTLLPIKQDKLVPNYDNVEQQMKFYEIRTPLVLSCNVKSETTTPLIWKKNHTNVMEVDSLKGRYKIIEAERKFIIEKTDASDDGTYSCEIEGESKTFNVIAKVAVRVPSNTAVVEGEKMSITCVVVGTAPQLSWSFGNLTLTNSTGRYVLKEDNNVQNAILTLENVTLEDRGEYKCIGRNAANEYGTKIEIATDASTVRVKGKFAALWPFLGICAEVLILCVIILIYEKRRNKSELEESDTDPQEH, from the exons ATGCTGTACGTAAGGGAGACCAAGGGCGGCGAACCCACCGAGTCTGGCTATCAAACTATCGATGAGCTGACGCCCAACTCGGCGGATGATTTTTTCACGCGGACGTGGCTagaacagcagcaacagcagcagcagcccccGGCGCCCCACCAGCAGTCCCATAAGCAGCACAAGTCACATTTGGCCTATACCAATGCCAGTGTATCCAGTGCCATGCCCTGGCATCCTTCGGCgggaggaggtggaggtggcagcggtagtggaagtggaagtggcaTGATCCATCGGGTATATTCGGCAACACCGCCAGACTTTCCACCACCACGCTTGAACCTGCTGGAGCACACGGTGGCACCGCCAGAGCCACCCACCATATTGTACAATCAGACGCGTCAGCGTCCCACTGCCACCGCCAGTGATAGCATCACCACCACTGCCATTGCCAGGGCCACCGAACCCAGCCTGTTGCTGACGACGACGGCGCACCACCAcgcccaccaccagcagcagcagcaacagcagcagtctCAGCATACGCTGAACGCCTTccagctgccactgccaccgaGACCGAACCAGAATCTTGGCCAGAGCGAGAAATACCAGACATATGCCCCGCACTTTGTACCGCCCGCGGTGGGTGGTGGGCCGCCATCCGGCAGCGGGGAACAGACCACCATATCGGCAGCCACCAGCACAATAGCCATGTCTGGTCTgggtgctggtgctgctggtggtggctCCGTGATGATGGGTGCTGTTAACCACATGATGATGGGTGGTGGTCAGTTGCTTCAGCCCTCCCAGACGCTCTTGCCTATCAAACAGG ATAAGCTGGTGCCAAACTATGACAACGTCGAGCAACAAATGAAATTCTACGAAATCAGAACTCCATTGGTGCTCAGCTGCAATGTGAAATCCGAAACGACCACTCCACTTATATG GAAAAAGAACCATACCAATGTGATGGAGGTTGATTCCCTGAAAGGTCGCTACAAAATAATTGAGGCCGAGAGGAAGTTCATCATCGAAAAAACGGATGCAAGCGACGATGGCACATATAGTTGTGAGATTGAAGGAGAGTCCAAGACTTTCAATGTGATTG CCAAAGTTGCTGTACGAGTGCCTTCAAATACAGCCGTTGTGGAGGGTGAGAAGATGTCGATAACCTGCGTGGTTGTGGGTACTGCACCACAATTGTCCTGGTCTTTTG GCAACTTAACGCTGACAAACAGCACAGGCCGCTACGTCCTGAAGGAGGACAACAATGTCCAGAACGCCATCCTGACACTGGAGAATGTGACATTAGAGGACAGAGGCGAGTACAAATGCATTGGCCGGAATGCGGCCAATGAATACGGAACGAAAATCGAAATCGCCACCGACGCCTCCACTGTGCGTGTTAAGG gcaaATTTGCCGCCTTGTGGCCTTTCCTGGGCATCTGTGCTGAGGTGCTGATTCTCTGCGTCATCATTCTCATCTACGAGAAGAGACGCAACAAGAGCGAGCTGGAGGAGAGTGACACTGATCCTCAAGAACA TTGA
- the LOC6497578 gene encoding neuroplastin isoform X3, which produces MEAKFLASALSFLSIFLAVYAQSLDKLVPNYDNVEQQMKFYEIRTPLVLSCNVKSETTTPLIWKKNHTNVMEVDSLKGRYKIIEAERKFIIEKTDASDDGTYSCEIEGESKTFNVIAKVAVRVPSNTAVVEGEKMSITCVVVGTAPQLSWSFGNLTLTNSTGRYVLKEDNNVQNAILTLENVTLEDRGEYKCIGRNAANEYGTKIEIATDASTVRVKGKFAALWPFLGICAEVLILCVIILIYEKRRNKSELEESDTDPQEQKKKRRNYD; this is translated from the exons ATAAGCTGGTGCCAAACTATGACAACGTCGAGCAACAAATGAAATTCTACGAAATCAGAACTCCATTGGTGCTCAGCTGCAATGTGAAATCCGAAACGACCACTCCACTTATATG GAAAAAGAACCATACCAATGTGATGGAGGTTGATTCCCTGAAAGGTCGCTACAAAATAATTGAGGCCGAGAGGAAGTTCATCATCGAAAAAACGGATGCAAGCGACGATGGCACATATAGTTGTGAGATTGAAGGAGAGTCCAAGACTTTCAATGTGATTG CCAAAGTTGCTGTACGAGTGCCTTCAAATACAGCCGTTGTGGAGGGTGAGAAGATGTCGATAACCTGCGTGGTTGTGGGTACTGCACCACAATTGTCCTGGTCTTTTG GCAACTTAACGCTGACAAACAGCACAGGCCGCTACGTCCTGAAGGAGGACAACAATGTCCAGAACGCCATCCTGACACTGGAGAATGTGACATTAGAGGACAGAGGCGAGTACAAATGCATTGGCCGGAATGCGGCCAATGAATACGGAACGAAAATCGAAATCGCCACCGACGCCTCCACTGTGCGTGTTAAGG gcaaATTTGCCGCCTTGTGGCCTTTCCTGGGCATCTGTGCTGAGGTGCTGATTCTCTGCGTCATCATTCTCATCTACGAGAAGAGACGCAACAAGAGCGAGCTGGAGGAGAGTGACACTGATCCTCAAGAACA GAAAAAGAAAAGGAGAAATTATGATTAA
- the LOC6497578 gene encoding uncharacterized protein LOC6497578 isoform X2: MLYVRETKGGEPTESGYQTIDELTPNSADDFFTRTWLEQQQQQQQPPAPHQQSHKQHKSHLAYTNASVSSAMPWHPSAGGGGGGSGSGSGSGMIHRVYSATPPDFPPPRLNLLEHTVAPPEPPTILYNQTRQRPTATASDSITTTAIARATEPSLLLTTTAHHHAHHQQQQQQQQSQHTLNAFQLPLPPRPNQNLGQSEKYQTYAPHFVPPAVGGGPPSGSGEQTTISAATSTIAMSGLGAGAAGGGSVMMGAVNHMMMGGGQLLQPSQTLLPIKQDKLVPNYDNVEQQMKFYEIRTPLVLSCNVKSETTTPLIWKKNHTNVMEVDSLKGRYKIIEAERKFIIEKTDASDDGTYSCEIEGESKTFNVIAKVAVRVPSNTAVVEGEKMSITCVVVGTAPQLSWSFGNLTLTNSTGRYVLKEDNNVQNAILTLENVTLEDRGEYKCIGRNAANEYGTKIEIATDASTVRVKGKFAALWPFLGICAEVLILCVIILIYEKRRNKSELEESDTDPQEQKKKRRNYD; the protein is encoded by the exons ATGCTGTACGTAAGGGAGACCAAGGGCGGCGAACCCACCGAGTCTGGCTATCAAACTATCGATGAGCTGACGCCCAACTCGGCGGATGATTTTTTCACGCGGACGTGGCTagaacagcagcaacagcagcagcagcccccGGCGCCCCACCAGCAGTCCCATAAGCAGCACAAGTCACATTTGGCCTATACCAATGCCAGTGTATCCAGTGCCATGCCCTGGCATCCTTCGGCgggaggaggtggaggtggcagcggtagtggaagtggaagtggcaTGATCCATCGGGTATATTCGGCAACACCGCCAGACTTTCCACCACCACGCTTGAACCTGCTGGAGCACACGGTGGCACCGCCAGAGCCACCCACCATATTGTACAATCAGACGCGTCAGCGTCCCACTGCCACCGCCAGTGATAGCATCACCACCACTGCCATTGCCAGGGCCACCGAACCCAGCCTGTTGCTGACGACGACGGCGCACCACCAcgcccaccaccagcagcagcagcaacagcagcagtctCAGCATACGCTGAACGCCTTccagctgccactgccaccgaGACCGAACCAGAATCTTGGCCAGAGCGAGAAATACCAGACATATGCCCCGCACTTTGTACCGCCCGCGGTGGGTGGTGGGCCGCCATCCGGCAGCGGGGAACAGACCACCATATCGGCAGCCACCAGCACAATAGCCATGTCTGGTCTgggtgctggtgctgctggtggtggctCCGTGATGATGGGTGCTGTTAACCACATGATGATGGGTGGTGGTCAGTTGCTTCAGCCCTCCCAGACGCTCTTGCCTATCAAACAGG ATAAGCTGGTGCCAAACTATGACAACGTCGAGCAACAAATGAAATTCTACGAAATCAGAACTCCATTGGTGCTCAGCTGCAATGTGAAATCCGAAACGACCACTCCACTTATATG GAAAAAGAACCATACCAATGTGATGGAGGTTGATTCCCTGAAAGGTCGCTACAAAATAATTGAGGCCGAGAGGAAGTTCATCATCGAAAAAACGGATGCAAGCGACGATGGCACATATAGTTGTGAGATTGAAGGAGAGTCCAAGACTTTCAATGTGATTG CCAAAGTTGCTGTACGAGTGCCTTCAAATACAGCCGTTGTGGAGGGTGAGAAGATGTCGATAACCTGCGTGGTTGTGGGTACTGCACCACAATTGTCCTGGTCTTTTG GCAACTTAACGCTGACAAACAGCACAGGCCGCTACGTCCTGAAGGAGGACAACAATGTCCAGAACGCCATCCTGACACTGGAGAATGTGACATTAGAGGACAGAGGCGAGTACAAATGCATTGGCCGGAATGCGGCCAATGAATACGGAACGAAAATCGAAATCGCCACCGACGCCTCCACTGTGCGTGTTAAGG gcaaATTTGCCGCCTTGTGGCCTTTCCTGGGCATCTGTGCTGAGGTGCTGATTCTCTGCGTCATCATTCTCATCTACGAGAAGAGACGCAACAAGAGCGAGCTGGAGGAGAGTGACACTGATCCTCAAGAACA GAAAAAGAAAAGGAGAAATTATGATTAA
- the LOC6497946 gene encoding protein MON2 homolog codes for MSFVGTGGGGQDVHKFVEALQADFKTLSLETKKKYPQIKEACEEAISKLCTAGSSQQNSVYYTVNQILYPLVQGCETKDLKIIKFCLGMMQRLITQQVVDQKGALYITNALWTLMENNIEEVKVLQTVTLLLTTNTVVHGDTLAKALVLCFRLHYHKNPTIVNTAGATIRQLVSLVFERVYLEKDSVSSLQHQQQQPSSEGDSPSGGQDVQTFASDAFLLFQDLVQLVNVEQPFWLVGMTEMTRTFGLELLEAVLTNFSAVFHESNDFRLLLKERVCALVIKLFSPNVKHRQLPAPSNGNAPAAAEKPYFPISMRLLRLVAVLIQKYHTILVTECEIFLSLIIKFLDPDKPSWQRALALEVIHKLVTRSSLIAFFCKSYDLKNHATNIVHDMIAAMGSYVRYSLFNASTMLNGQQNGMASTLTALSGNNQCGFMFRGAYLPLVATFAPGVPKAVYLEMLDKLDAPNIPDSYGISVGHAILLDMTRSIGGVIQRTPELHPSHNTAVITEEEHKPLCLQLIDSSWSALLSAFIPLVETSIDEATTENILKAMQNYAALCGMLEHLHPRDAFIMAMCRASFPPHYAMSIFANTTQADGDLRCHTRSGSQDLSSQFINNCSGDSGDFRPNVVAVGTPLPSASLPHSVMQAPVMLTNKNLQCMRAILFLAHNNGGILGTSWHIVLQTLQHLVWILGLKPSTGGSLQAMPKPAAEANVGIQTAVMADLPVLSQMLSQLFESSQYLDDVALHHLIDALCKLSHEAMELAYANREPSLFAVAKLLETGLVNMPRIKVLWRPLTNHLLEVCQHRHIRMREWGVEAITYLVKSALQFKHKTPLKENMELQTMLLSPLSELSTVLHADVRQRQLDCVLQILNTAGEILSFGWPAIIEIIGAVNEHHGEPLIRTAFQCLQLVITDFLTVMPWRCLPLCISTAAKFGSQTQELNISLTAIGLMWNISDFFNQNQDKLMSTQLQDVAILPDFPGTVKMPQFDKLWMCLYAKLGELCVDLRPAVRKSAGQTLFSTISAHGSLLNPPTWQALVWQVLFPLLDNVRALSSSASNEKVDASGNILIHHSRNTAQKQWAETQVLTLSGVCRVFNTKRELLQMLGDFERAWSLILEFIQNAALSKNGEVSLAALKSLQEIMYHTTTERAERSLKDPQTSQEQDDEIWTIAWNIWLSIGTESTKMSTSTIKQQQQSSNGADNQEDFYIPSQAFLTALIQIFPAIFQHIQVKFSAEDFDKFCTVLTNAVCIPVQTDAVPYIMSTVSDTLLTPLHDGILDCMELIQKEATKPDSHIRQLIPAIFRQLLIFSKFACAPPTFQQSVEHKYAKSSGHYANNASVEVVSMNYIPFGEKSISISVKLYQTTATEEPVVQEQILHDIVKALRTPLAMKYKCLSSSTWKLAISSLIGVLHTGLKVARAKPQHFTSLWDDLADTLDKFLFPASVCTVEDRGLEEIVLDETIDCQVIELLRDEVLPYAHEMPHQFIMQIVVLLNKGSIHSASDTNICYESDWKLREIFAKTCFETLLQFSLLEDQASASNNNRLNANILPVVGTAGAAGLGGKDFAGRLAVTALLHRFQEVLKRFNDDERQSGKCPLPRFRLSEISFVLKAIATLVVSMKKAPASKVNKPAWDQLIGLYPYLVDCTTTTSPEVSRSLREALLQYTDLLQAPRTCTGTNSTSASNDNAIQSNGQE; via the exons ATGTCGTTCGTTGGCACGGGGGGCGGTGGTCAGGATGTCCACAAGTTCGTCGAGGCACTCCAGGCGGACTTCAAGACCCTTTCGCTGGAGACCAAGAAAAAGTATCCCCAGATCAAGGAG GCATGCGAGGAGGCCATTTCCAAGCTCTGCACCGCCGGTAGCAGCCAGCAGAACTCTGTGTACTACACCGTAAATCAGATACTCTATCCCCTCGTCCAAGGATGCGAAACAAAGGACCTCAAGATCATCAAG TTTTGTCTTGGAATGATGCAGCGTCTTATCACCCAGCAGGTGGTGGATCAAAAGGGCGCCTTGTACATCACCAACGCTCTGTGGACGCTCATGGAGAACAACATCGAGGAGGTTAAGGTCCTGCAAACAGTCACCCTGCTGCTGACCACTAACACCGTGGTGCATGGCGACACGTTGGCCAAGGCCTTAGTCCTGTGCTTTCGATTGCACTACCACAAGAATCCCACGATTGTGAACACAGCCGGTGCCACAATTCGGCAGTTGGTGTCCCTGGTTTTCGAACGCGTCTATCTGGAGAAGGATTCTGTGAGCAGTCTccaacaccagcaacagcaaccatCGTCCGAGGGCGATAGTCCTAGCGGTGGCCAGGATGTCCAGACGTTTGCTTCGGATGCTTTCCTGCTGTTCCAGGACCTGGTGCAGCTGGTGAACGTGGAGCAGCCCTTCTGGTTGGTGGGCATGACTGAGATGACGCGAACATTCGGCCTGGAGCTGTTGGAGGCGGTGCTTACTAACTTCAGTGCCGTGTTCCACGAG AGCAACGATTTCCGACTGTTGCTGAAGGAGAGAGTATGCGCCCTGGTCATCAAGCTCTTCTCCCCGAACGTAAAGCACCGACAACTCCCGGCCCCCAGCAACGGAAATGCACCGGCCGCAGCAGAGAAACCATATTTTCCGATCAGTATGCGACTACTGCGTCTTGTGGCGGTTCTTATTCAAAAGTACCACACTATCCTGGTCACCGAATGCGAGATATTCCTATCCCTGATCATTAAGTTTCTGGATCCGGACAAGCCGAGTTGGCAGCGCGCCCTGGCCCTGGAGGTTATCCACAAACTTGTGACCCGCTCCTCGCTGATAGCTTTCTTCTGCAAGTCGTACGACCTGAAGAATCATGCCACTAACATTGTCCACGACATGATTGCCGCCATGGGCAGCTATGTGCGATATTCCCTGTTCAACGCCTCCACCATGCTGAATGGCCAACAGAATGGAATGGCCTCCACGCTGACGGCTTTGTCGGGGAACAACCAGTGCGGCTTCATGTTCCGCGGCGCCTACTTGCCGCTGGTGGCCACATTCGCCCCGGGAGTGCCTAAGGCAGTATA CTTGGAAATGCTAGATAAATTGGATGCTCCAAACATACCGGACAGCTATGGCATCTCCGTGGGCCATGCCATACTCCTGGACATGACCCGCTCCATTGGCGGTGTCATTCAGCGCACACCGGAACTGCACCCGAGTCATAATACGGCCGTGATTACGGAAGAAGAGCACAAGCCGCTGTGCCTGCAGCTTATCGATTCCAGCTGGTCTGCCCTTCTCAGCGCCTTCATTCCGCTGGTTGAGACCTCCATTGATGAGGCCACCACCGAGAACATTCTCAAGGCGATGCAGAACTACGCGGCTCTGTGCGGTATGTTGGAGCACCTGCACCCACGTGATGCCTTTATAATGGCCATGTGCCGAGCCTCCTTTCCGCCCCACTATGCCATGTCCATATTCGCCAACACCACCCAGGCAGATGGTGATCTGAGAT GTCACACTCGCAGCGGCAGCCAGGACTTGAGCAGCCAGTTTATAAACAATTGCAGCGGAGACTCTGGTGACTTTAGGCCCAACGTCGTGGCAGTGGGCACTCCACTCCCGTCTGCCTCACTTCCGCACAGCGTGATGCAGGCGCCGGTGATGCTGACCAATAAGAACCTACAGTGCATGCGGGCCATCCTATTTCTGGCGCACAACAACGGCGGAATTCTAGGTACCTCCTGGCACATTGTGCTGCAAACCCTTCAGCATCTGGTGTGGATTCTGGGCCTGAAACCCTCCACCGGAGGCAGTCTTCAGGCCATGCCGAAGCCGGCGGCTGAAGCGAATGTGGGCATACAAACCGCCGTGATGGCCGATCTGCCGGTTTTGTCGCAAATGCTGAGCCAGCTGTTCGAGTCCAGCCAGTACCTGGACGATGTGGCCCTCCACCATCTCATCGATGCGCTCTGCAAGCTCTCCCACGAAGCCATGGAACTTGCTTACGCCAATCGCGAGCCCTCGCTGTTCGCAGTGGCCAAGCTACTGGAGACGGGCCTGGTGAATATGCCGCGAATTAAGGTCCTCTGGCGGCCACTCACCAACCACTTGTTGGAAGTGTGCCAGCACCGACACATACGGATGCGGGAATGGGGTGTAGAGGCCATCACTTACCTGGTCAAGTCTGCTCTTCAGTTCAAGCACAAAACGCCCTTAAAGGAAAATATGGAATTGCAAACCATGCTGCTGAGTCCACTATCTGAGTTATCCACTGTTCTGCACGCCGATGTACGACAACGCCAGTTGGACTGCGTCCTCCAGATCCTGAACACCGCTGGGGAGATTCTCTCCTTTGGCTGGCCGGCTATCATCGAGATCATTGGAGCTGTGAACGAACACCACGGCGAGCCACTTATCCGGACAGCCTTCCAGTGCTTGCAGTTGGTCATCACCGATTTCCTCACAGTGATGCCCTGGCGGTGTCTGCCCCTGTGCATAAGCACGGCGGCCAAGTTCGGTTCCCAAACCCAGGAGCTGAATATTTCTCTTACGGCTATTGGTCTGATG TGGAACATTTCGGATTTCTTCAATCAAAATCAGGACAAGCTCATGTCCACGCAGCTGCAGGACGTGGCCATCTTGCCCGATTTTCCGGGCACGGTGAAGATGCCGCAGTTCGACAAGCTGTGGATGTGCCTGTACGCCAAACTGGGCGAGCTGTGTGTGGATCTGCGTCCGGCGGTTCGCAAGTCGGCCGGCCAGACGCTTTTCTCCACCATCTCGGCCCACGGCAGCCTGTTAAATCCACCTACCTGGCAGGCTCTGGTCTGGCAGGTGCTCTTCCCGCTGCTGGATAATGTCCGCGCTCTGAGCAGCTCGGCCAGCAACGAGAAGGTGGATGCCAGCGGCAACATTCTCATCCATCATTCACGCAACACCGCGCAAAAGCAATGGGCAGAGACACAGGTGCTGACGCTATCGGGGGTCTGTCGGGTGTTCAACACCAAGCGGGAACTGCTCCAGATGTTGGGCGACTTTGAGCGGGCCTGGTCTCTCATCCTGGAGTTCATCCAGAATGCGGCGCTAAGCAAGAACGGCGAGGTGTCGCTGGCAGCCCTCAAGTCACTGCAGGAGATCATGTACCATACTACCACGGAGCGGGCAGAGCGCTCGCTGAAAGATCCTCAGACGTCACAGGAACAGGACGATGAGATCTGGACT ATTGCCTGGAATATTTGGTTGAGCATTGGCACTGAGAGCACCAAAATGTCCACGTCGACTAttaagcagcagcaacagagtAGCAACGGAGCCGACAACCAGGAGGACTTTTACATTCCCAGTCAGGCCTTCCTCACCGCCTTGATTCAAATCTTCCCCGCCATCTTTCAGCACATCCAAGTCAA ATTCAGCGCGGAAGACTTTGACAAGTTCTGCACCGTACTGACGAATGCCGTTTGCATTCCTGTCCAAACCGATGCTGTGCCCTACATTATGTCCACAGTTTCGGACACATTGCTGACGCCGCTGCACGACGGCATCCTTGATTGCATGGAACTAATACAAAAG GAGGCCACCAAGCCCGACTCGCACATCCGCCAGCTAATTCCCGCCATTTTCCGGCAACTGCTGATCTTCAGCAAGTTCGCCTGCGCCCCACCTACGTTCCAGCAAAGCGTCGAGCACAAGTACGCCAAGTCTTCGGGCCACTATGCCAACAACGCCTCCGTGGAGGTGGTCAGCATGAACTACATACCGTTCGGCGAGAAGTCCATCAGTATTTCCGTGAAGCTCTATCAGACGACGGCCACCGAGGAGCCGGTGGTGCAGGAGCAGATCCTACACGACATCGTCAAGGCACTGCGCACACCGCTGGCGATGAAGTACAAGTGCCTATCCTCCAGCACCTGGAAGCTGGCCATCTCAAGCCTCATTGGTGTGCTGCACACGGGTCTGAAAGTGGCCCGGGCCAAGCCTCAGCATTTCACTAGCCTCTGGGACGACCTCGCAGATACATTGGACAAATTCCTGTTCCCGGCCAGCGTCTGCACCGTGGAGGATAGGGGCCTGGAGGAGATTGTGCTGGATGAAACGATTGACTGTCAAGTGATCGAACTGCTCCGGGACGAGGTTCTGCCGTATGCCCACGAGATGCCCCATCAGTTCATAATGCAGATCGTGGTGCTGCTGAACAAAGGCTCCATCCACTCCGCCTCGGACACGAATATCTGCTACGAATCTGACTGGAAGCTGCGGGAAATCTTCGCCAAGACGTGCTTCGAGACGCTACTGCAGTTCTCCCTTTTGGAGGATCAGGCCTCggccagcaacaacaatcgcCTTAATGCCAATATTTTGCCAGTCGTCGGGACTGCTGGTGCCGCAGGATTGGGGGGCAAGGACTTTGCCGGCCGTCTAGCGGTCACTGCCCTGCTGCATCGCTTCCAAGAGGTTCTCAAACGGTTCAATGACGATGAGCGGCAGAGTGGGAAATGTCCCTTGCCCAG GTTCCGGTTGTCTGAGATATCCTTTGTGCTGAAAGCCATTGCCACCCTCGTTGTGTCCATGAAGAAAGCTCCGGCCTCAAAGG TAAACAAGCCAGCCTGGGATCAGCTCATTGGCCTGTATCCCTACTTGGTGGACTGTACTACAACCACATCCCCGGAGGTGTCACGGTCTCTGCGCGAAGCCCTGCTCCAGTACACGGATCTCCTGCAGGCACCGCGCACCTGCACGGGCACGAACTCCACCTCCGCCAGCAACGACAACGCAATACAATCGAATGGACAAGAGTGA
- the LOC6497578 gene encoding neuroplastin isoform X4 produces MEAKFLASALSFLSIFLAVYAQSLDKLVPNYDNVEQQMKFYEIRTPLVLSCNVKSETTTPLIWKKNHTNVMEVDSLKGRYKIIEAERKFIIEKTDASDDGTYSCEIEGESKTFNVIAKVAVRVPSNTAVVEGEKMSITCVVVGTAPQLSWSFGNLTLTNSTGRYVLKEDNNVQNAILTLENVTLEDRGEYKCIGRNAANEYGTKIEIATDASTVRVKGKFAALWPFLGICAEVLILCVIILIYEKRRNKSELEESDTDPQEQ; encoded by the exons ATAAGCTGGTGCCAAACTATGACAACGTCGAGCAACAAATGAAATTCTACGAAATCAGAACTCCATTGGTGCTCAGCTGCAATGTGAAATCCGAAACGACCACTCCACTTATATG GAAAAAGAACCATACCAATGTGATGGAGGTTGATTCCCTGAAAGGTCGCTACAAAATAATTGAGGCCGAGAGGAAGTTCATCATCGAAAAAACGGATGCAAGCGACGATGGCACATATAGTTGTGAGATTGAAGGAGAGTCCAAGACTTTCAATGTGATTG CCAAAGTTGCTGTACGAGTGCCTTCAAATACAGCCGTTGTGGAGGGTGAGAAGATGTCGATAACCTGCGTGGTTGTGGGTACTGCACCACAATTGTCCTGGTCTTTTG GCAACTTAACGCTGACAAACAGCACAGGCCGCTACGTCCTGAAGGAGGACAACAATGTCCAGAACGCCATCCTGACACTGGAGAATGTGACATTAGAGGACAGAGGCGAGTACAAATGCATTGGCCGGAATGCGGCCAATGAATACGGAACGAAAATCGAAATCGCCACCGACGCCTCCACTGTGCGTGTTAAGG gcaaATTTGCCGCCTTGTGGCCTTTCCTGGGCATCTGTGCTGAGGTGCTGATTCTCTGCGTCATCATTCTCATCTACGAGAAGAGACGCAACAAGAGCGAGCTGGAGGAGAGTGACACTGATCCTCAAGAACAGTAA